Proteins co-encoded in one Lysobacter solisilvae genomic window:
- a CDS encoding ATP synthase subunit I yields MHDPIAAGRRSALRAVAVQAAGAALIALAFLAQGPRHALGAAAGGAAMVLASAFAARIALKGIVTARVAFARLLLAEVTKWSVALAGFVIALGVWRLPPLPTLIGLAASLLVYLVALNFEGRIKRER; encoded by the coding sequence GTGCACGATCCCATCGCCGCGGGCCGCCGATCGGCGCTCAGAGCGGTGGCGGTCCAGGCCGCCGGCGCAGCGTTGATCGCGCTGGCCTTCCTTGCGCAGGGGCCGCGGCATGCGCTGGGCGCAGCGGCCGGTGGAGCGGCAATGGTGCTGGCAAGCGCCTTTGCCGCGCGGATCGCCCTCAAGGGCATCGTGACGGCACGCGTGGCATTTGCGCGTCTGTTGCTGGCCGAGGTCACCAAGTGGTCGGTGGCGTTGGCGGGATTTGTGATCGCGTTGGGGGTGTGGCGCTTGCCGCCGCTGCCCACGCTGATCGGATTGGCGGCCAGCTTGCTGGTCTACCTCGTGGCTTTGAATTTTGAAGGCAGGATCAAGCGTGAGCGCTGA